The stretch of DNA gaaaaattcacaaatagacatagtctaatttgagaattataattgattaatcaaaaccaattacatgagtcttacaagcaatattatctcaactagtggggggaccatgggtctatataaccgagcttccaataagtagatcaagaatttagcactaaaattcactaacttattaattcttcgttgaatccacgcatagaacttagaattgcactctcagtatatagaatgctctatatgttccaccatatagacacatcattagttatccattgttataatcctaatttgatcaatgatcctctatatgaatgatctacactgtaaagggattaaattaccgttacaccctacaatgtatttattccttaaaacacttgaccccgtataaatgatatttcagcttatgtgaaatgagtactccaccatttatgttcgtttggtcaagctcgaaggagatcatcctttgcttactatttgccagatagaagctatagattccatgtttatgctagcgctcccactcaattgcactaccgtgttcccaaaatgtacgtatcaccctgacctaaaagtaggcttaactaacaaatcaaagaacacgaatagcctttcaagattgagcctaatcataacaggattaagatcatttgatctaggatcaactaggcgatattgacttgaatagatattacggtaagtttaataaatctaagtcaaagttcaatatcggtcccttccgatgcatactccatgcatccaacctgagctttactttaaccaatgttctggaaagaacatagtatttctccaaatacaagtaaactcttgttgtagattatcatatcagtaaaaccctgtgtctgataaatctaggaaactttattcacatagtcatgtttactttccaatgtgttgacggcacaataaacaggatcaagtatgtgaaaagggtttcagatgaatttatacattatgtacatataatcatgaaataaatcatgtgaaccatgcaacattaaatgttgtttctgatctatattaataagtaaatctgattattttgaaatgagttttatttagggcataaaacccaacatattgtgggcctaccggacgacccccagaaccacaaccggtcactcgccgttctcaatggcgtacggttgtgaagcaatggtcccggtggaaacattattcccatcccacaggaggacgacttatgatccggccaccaatcaggccctgctccaagaagctctggatcaagtcgaagaactccgggatgagtcccaaatacggatggccgcttatcaaaagaaggtgaccaaatattttaactccaaggttaaaaatagaaaattcgctatcggggatatggtcctaagaagggttttcccagccacccaagaacccagagtgggggtacttggaccaaattgggaaggaccatatgaaatcgaggacgaaatcggttctggcacttacaaactgaaaagaatggacggaactactgtcccaagagcctggaatgccgatcacctcagaaaatattaccagtagcgaattaaacttagattttgttcaaagggtttgtaccgtccaaatgtatgcctcctctatattaaataaaactgagtgccttaaaaacaaagtttctatgccactcaggggggtactagggtataccgcacggacaaacaaaaacaaactaagtaaaatatcctgacccaaagggcaggtcaatctaagtaaaatgtcctgacccaaagggcaggccaatctaagtaaaatatcctgacccaaagggcaggtcaaaaaatatgcgcaaaaataaagagcataagtataaaaaccctgagccaaaggacaggttaaaatacctaagtgtgacaaataaagatcgcatatatataagaaaaaaatatcctagcccgaagggtaggtcgtacacatgtaaatggcccggggacaggccttaagatataattgtctccccttcaaataaaagctgccgcctatatgtaaattgttctaaggcagcagcaaatatgtacaaacgaaaaaaaaaagagttataagaagaacgggtagaatctgggtcaataatacggcagctcagtcagcccgcggaggaagacgaggtccaatccgtgcctcaagcgcagcatcaagcttcttcttcttttcccggaatttggcaatcatgtcctcgggtttgggataaaaagtaagcttgatactctgatcattggtggcccaagccatgtagacaccatcatcgaagcgcttcgggcaccgggcgcaggaaacaggagaaaggagctcggccctcttggccttcctggtagactgatctttgtaatccctaagctccttcaactccgcagctagagcggccttggattcgatatccgactggtgagtctcctctagagacctcaccttggcggccatttcatccaaagcctccctggcctcccgaagatctcgcctggccttctcgacagcctcggtttgagcccttagttcctcctgatgatgggcctccatcctgtctctccgctgggcctcggcctggatcatggcctccgcctgagcctccctccgggtggcctcctcttccttggccttggccgctgcctcctggcgctcggcagcctcctggtagatctgcctctccgctgtgaggtcttggaggaccttcctgacgtcgttcatgtccccaaagtcggacagagcgaagccatggtttatgatgttcctggagaggcgaccagcctcagcagcaagctgaaccataacgaggtataaggaaaaatttctcaaaggaagaaaacaaaatacaaacaacaaaaaggaaacgcaaaaaattgcaaagtacttaccactgtgagggaatggctgaggtcctggacctggaagatagagttcagggaagcacaagtggcaaaccgcttgggcgcacaacgtgtaagctgagaagcgaactcaccggtcatctccgcggcaaagggagccaaagtaggccctaggaggggacggaaccagtccgttaaggggtccagattgaggttccacggatcatgatagtccgggtggttgatgctcgcctcaacctcagctcgcagaatcctcctaagggcttccaccttggcatacccccgggagtactcgtccatagcatagttgtgtttggctatgcgaagctcctgcctcacctcatcccccggaatcggggtaagatcaatgtggggaggagcaggattttcctccatcggggaagccccgccgtctaggccatgagcaggagtgtcggccctccgaggcctcttcggctcgtcctgggcaatcatcttgcccttacgcttgcgaaccAGAGCCACTTcagctcctcctcgtcctcctctcgCTACCACCTGGAGGGGCTTCGAGGCTCTCCAAGACCtcaacggcttcctccgagaagtcccaccctttcccttggccttctcccggaagcacctcctcgtcatccactaagtcaatggtttcggggggagcgccggaaggaaccttcaaggaaggagccgggggagagggggtgaaagccggaggagccacgggagtatgaaccccggcaagctgttccaggatggcatccatggaggtacctgttccaataaaataagcaagtgttagaagttcgtgaggaaccgcttataaaagatgcagcaaataagctactcctacccgaacttcctaattcggccctagcaaagtcccgaactttaatgccgGCAaagatcatctccaagataaccgtccgagggccgaaaccaactcggacgctatgtaagccgacggacctaagggaataggttccggagggccggagcccatccgggaccgacctaggtaatctcctaagttcgtaaaataaaattccttcaaatgatccccccaccgggtcgacggcatcttaaacctacggagacgctcgtcaaaccctatgggcctatgactggtatattcatcaacggaaggaacatagcgaattatcaagggagacttaccaccggcaccggaagtgctagcaccgggagcacccgagtttggttcgggggctgaaggctgaggccggaaGTTCCGattctcagaagaaccttcaagacgaaggggcctcccggcggaaggacccccaatctcttcttgaagtatcttgtcaaaaaatttagcctcggacttcccgccaatggcctggctccttcgcaccaccggactccccacgcgaagccctctcccagaggcagcctgggccttagaatacgccttctcctgggccttccggtagagataatcttggtacttcttctctgccgtagcaatgagctcatcccggaaggccttctccgcaaccggcgccctcacattggggcagatgacccgtgagaggttggagtcatccacggattgatgagaaaggataagtttggctttcctacaattctccgtggtgaccaggcccccgacatcaagatcggcttggtcgtaggaggcgaaggcttgggcccttcgaaggaaagcctgagtgggaagcgtccgctggtaaggtgggagccgcacccactccgtgagaagctccggatggtccacggccctgaacccggacgagaagaaaaagcggtggcgatactccttaacatgagtctgcctattatatggaaccaccccctcgttagcagggtggatccggaacccataaaaaccatccttaagtttgtcccctttcttggggacggatacaagttcataaaaatataaaattttcgccgggctgggagacccccagccacgggcggtgtaaaaaatgaataagcctgagagcaggcggtaagcttgaggaataagttggtatggcgcaaggccgacaaatacaagaaaattcacaaagtaatcttggagcgggagcatggcactgGTCATCAagtgggtctgactccaagccccgaagccctCATAGTTGtggttaggcgtctccgagtcgcgaggaggccggtggaaggtccccgaggtggagggtttgatcccagccacattaataatgttctccagctggtgaggacaagtcagggtcgatcgaagctcggccgcttcccaaccagttgcgcgggacttgtacccctcctgggcaacgggtcccagagaaacctcctccagggtggccatgtttttccctttcttcttcgaagatttcgagccagaagcagacattttatgttctgagaaaaacaaaaggaaaaaagaaaaaaacccagcagttaggtcccataccaaaccctaaatcaagaaaaagggagtgggggtcccctaaccgctggaaagaggccccctccggacatgtgtcacctgggaaactctggagagaatccctgaacaagtgtcgggtgcagtgaaatcgcagaaagtggttttgcaaaaagaaaaagaaaagagaaaagccttcctatgccctaagcaactgttaaacgaagaacacatggccttcttcaaacaaagTTGTATGCCTACAACAGGGGCATGAgaatggcgattctacaactaacacagtaaacataaagcagaactcgaagaacttaaacactcacacacccagaagcctctaagtacgaacccagaaaacgaacgaagtaaatataagcatgttattatctaaggatgcaagaaacttacagtagatcgttgaactgggggtactgaatgtgggtgagtgaaagttgagaagaactggcgAAGTCAAACGCTGGAAGGATGAAAGAAGTGTTTAAGTATTAAAGCagtttgtgctactttgaggaattttctctctgggaaattcgagcagaaatggcaaggaatggaaagtaaccgaaatgaaggaaaggtggtggcttttataggcaaaaacgcatgaggaacaggcgtcatcacctaccaatcgcacggtgggggagacgcacgattcgaattcctgaaaatcaacggatcagatcaatctaccattaaggcggtggaaacgtttgagtatccgtctgacaccatcaatgcgccgcatcaatcatggggcgtgaaacgaatcgacctctgcaaaagcgaatcgctgcatttaatgccattatcagacacacctccacgcgcccccaagtcgtatcagaagaccgaggaggcggctggaaacattcctgcaaaaagcatatcgctgcattaaatgacatcatttaatttgcctccacgcgctcgaggctcgagctaggaaaacgaggggtcaaccggagacacttgaacaagccttggtttatttttactaagtaaacaaggcttggggggtaaatgttgctccaaaattcgcccaaaatacgtggaccagtcgagaggggacacgttgatcagataacttggaaagatttgctaagtctttttatgccaccgggaagcgctattagcatgggtcccggaggagacacccggagtacaaggtactccaggaagctagtatagcatgaaggctctccgggatgtgtcaggtctctcccgagaaatcaagtcgcatttaatgttgcatgggaggaagcgtgttgggactgtaacacgcaataaagtctgactaAGACAACCCCCGAACAAAGcggcgctacagtaatgatcatttaagtctagcgacggctactctgcgaagagtcacgtcaatcacaagacaaaaaggacattctccataaaaaccctacaacacctagggatttgaccatgcatcacccatggtatattcatcggaaatgcccaactttatggatacttacagacacatgtgtaagaacaattctagggattaccccaccaaaacactataaataccccctcaaagctcatttaatggggtcgagaatcttggttgcaaaagagcaagaagagaaaaaactcaccaagaacattctctgtatttaagagaaaaacattctctcaagtgtagaatctgtattaaatacatccattaatagcagtggctcgtggactaaggctcattaacgccccaaccacgtaaaaagtcttcatctcactttcttacagctccttattataattatattttaatagttgccgaaaacctcggtcaacaagaGGTTATAACTGAATAGAGttacacttgaaaaaaaaaatcaaaatatcaaaaaatatcaatgtaacaaaaataccaataaacaattcttaatactatattatattaaaattattttcgagtacatataatatttatacatgtactataatttgaaataaaattattaattctacataaataaatttataaaatatatgtataaaattttttaagatataattattcttatatagaggtatattttattaatacgggacttaaaaaatatataactaattacaatatagaggttattcttatttataactggcccaagtTGGgactttattttcttataacaaattagaggttattcttgaatagagtattcttaaatagaggttctactgtattagAATTGTTCGGTTATCTTTCTCTAGTATTTTCCTTTCTCATTGTAAGCTTTCTCTAGTATTTTCCTTTCTCCTTGTAAGCGGACTTTTAATTCTTATTGCTCTTTTATTTGGTGCAGAGCCTTCCCTTGGCAATTAGTTTTACATTTATATTGATCTTTTGATCGACTTTGTGCCTTTTAAATGGAAATGTTGCTTTgtttcaaaaggaaaaaaaaatgcaaagatGAGCTTTTCAATTAGTGGACATTTTTCATCATTCTTTAATGATCCACTAACAAGATCTTAAATTGGTGTCACGACTCACTAACACAGTTAACCCCATTCTCTGGACTGAACTTGCTAAATTTCTTGGGCCAAAATCTAAATTGCCAAATTTGTTGGATACGGAACAGAGGATTTGTTTCCACCTTATGATACAATTACAAGGTGCAAATCTAGACAAGAATTATCATGTAATTAGAGAATATTAATTAAAGTAACGGTGGAAACAGAACAGAAGATTTCTCTCCACTTTATGATAATACAAGGTAAATTTTAGACAAGAACTTTCATGGACTTAAGAGAATattgaagtaaaaaaaaaaagtgtatactAACATAAAAAGGATGAATCTTTTATATATTCTGAGAACACCATGAATTATTTAGCATCTACAGGATAAAATGGCAATTTCTATTTTGTGGTAACAAAATCTGAACAGATACATTAATTAATGAcagtaaaaagaaaaaggtaaaAAAGAATCCATCAACACCAAACACAAGGCACAGCATTGAGAAACTGATTGCTGCATGATCAGCCCTTTTTTTAAGCCTGAAACAAGACAAATATGGTAATCAACACATTATAGCcagaaaaactcaaaaacaagAACTGGCTCAAGTATTAACATCAGATCCTACCTTGTTAGCAATATTGTTGGACAGCCAATCCAGACCCTCGTAGAGTCCTTCCCCAGATGTGGCACATGTGCTCTGGATGTACCTAGTGAATAATATGTGAAAGTTGTCAGATCCAATCTAGAgaccataaaaaaattaaggatGGGTGAGACATCAAGAGAgacttgaaaaatatatatataccagtGACGTTGGCGAAGAGAGTGAAGACCGAGCTTGTCTGTGATCTCGGCTGCATTCATGGCATTCGGGAGATCCTGCTTGTTAGCAAATACAAGCAGAACGGCATCCCTCAATTCATCCTGCATATTCAAATAAGTAATGTAAATATGAGAAACAATTCCAAGGgctattagatttttaatttattaaaaaaaatgctagAGAGATATAACATAATTCCACTTTTGAAGTTCTTTATGACAAAAATGTACCTCATTCAACATACGATGCAACTCATCCCTAGCCTCAACAACACGGTCACGATCATTGCTGTCAACCACGAAGATGAGGCCTTGAGTATTCTGGAAGTAGTGTCTCCACAGAGGTCGAATCTGGATCCCAAAAGTTTAACGAGTGAGAAATTAATTAGCATGTGTACTTGTAACAGTATGAATATTTAGCATGTAGTGTTCATTGActagaaaaaagaaatataaatatGAAACGCAAGTCCTTcccattaaatctaagtcaacaGTGATTATGATAGTTTAGAATGGCAACATAAACCCAATACAAGATCATACAAACAAACTCTTCCAACAGGAAAGTAAGCCAGAACAAGTACATACATAAACATAAGTTTATACATGTCTGCAACTGCATGTATATTATCTCCAAATATAGAAAATGgaaataaatttaatacatGATGGCAACAACAATGTAGCTTATGATTATGTTATGTGCTGATGGATGAATGACTAATCAGCACGAGACCGTCAATAAGCACAAAAATAATACATCATCATTATCTGCAGCAGTGGTAAATCAAAATGTCTGCCACCCCATTAATGATTTCTCATACAAGAAAAGAAATCTCTAAAACACAAGGAGGCCAAAATAATGTTGCTTATGATTAGTGCGCCAATGGAGAACATCTAATTGGCACAGGACCATCAATAAGCAcattaacaacttaaaaaccaGAGCATATGCACAGGTATGTGAAATTTATGCCACATCGTGGATAGCCTTTCCTCGTATTATGAAGGAAAAACTGAAAGACAAGGTAGCTAAAACTATAGCTTATGAATATGTTATGTGCTGAAGTGGAGAATTCGAAACAGCACAAGACCGTCAATAAGCACATGTACCAGCAGAGCAATTTATATCTTTGTGATAAAATTGATCAGACAAACATCAAAAAGAAAACCATATTCACGAATAGTTTATGCCTACACGTGTTCTTGTATATGTTATATAATTAGTGCGCCAAAGGAGTACATCTAATTGGCACGGGACCATCAATAAGCACCTTAACAAAACTTAAAAATCACAGCATGCACAAGTATGTGAAATTTATGCCACATCGTGGATAGCATTTCCCTATATTATGAAGGAAAGCCTGAAAGACAAGATAGCTAAAAATATAGCTTATGATTATGTTATGTGCTGAAGTGGAGAATTCGAAACAGCACAAGACCGTCAATAAGCACATGTGCCAGAATGCACACCTACACACGTTCTCATATTCGTTTATAACTAGTGTGCCAAAGGAAAACATCTAATTTGCACAGGACCATGAATAAGCACCTTAACAAAACTTAAATGCTGAGTATATGAAATTTAAGCCACATCGTGGATAGCATTTCCCTATATTATGAAGGAAAGCCTGAAAGACAAGGTAGCTAAAATATAGCTTATGATTATGTTATGTGCAGAAGTAGAGAATTCGAATCAGCACAAGACCGTCAATAAGCACATAATTTATCTTGGTGAAAAGAATTTatcaaacaaacataaaaaaaaaaagataaccaTATATATCTGTTAGTATATATCTACACATTTTCACATATATGGagttgaaagaaagaaaaaaaaaataatggttATGAAACAAACCTTGTCCTGACCCCCGACATCCCAAACGGTAAAGCTAATGTTCTTATATTCAACAGTCTCCACATTGAATCCTGGGTAACAAGAAGGTTGTCATGTTTAGTCTCcacaatacaaataaaaaacacCAAAGAAATAATGATGGCTATAAGTACACTGTGACTactctaattataaaattaaaataagcatAATGaccaaatataaaattaagaaaagtgaAATGGCATACCAATTGTAGGAATGGTCGTGACAATCTCTCCCAACTTGAGCTTGTACAAGATGGTAGTCTTACCAGCGGCATCGAGACCAACCATTAGAATTCTCATCTCCTTTTTGGCAAAAAGCCGACTGAAGAGCTTGGTGAAAGACAACCCCATCTCTTAAACTCGGCTGTAACCAATACACAAGCATTAGAAACTCAAACAAGTAAACAACACGTTAACAGCTAGCAGATCTATATGCATTTGAAAATCCAAAATCCTAATTATCATATGATTCATATCACCAAATAAAAGTGTAAAGTATCAGATCTGTTCATCAAACACAGTAGAGAACAAACCATTATTCAAAACCTAAAAACAGATATAATATTTCACATGCTTGATTTCTTTCTCATTACATATTTCGTAACAAATCATTCTATTCATCTCAAATTACAAACTCATTTCCAACAGATCTaaaaacccagacccagatctagTTTGCAATGACATGAAAAACGCAACACTCAAACAAAGAGATTCGACTAAACCAAGATCCATTCCACTCTAAAATCATACCGATCTACTTACATGATAGGAATCcattacatatatacatataaaaatatacaaaaaagagagggagagagagaagttACATGGTTGAAGCGAAGAAGACGATTAGGAGAGAAGATGATGAGAAAAGGGGCAGATCTGAGAAGCTGCCCAGGAGAGAAATGAGGCACAAATTAAACAGAGATTACACActcacatatttatatacacataaaataaCGGCTATTTGACGACGTTGGTGACGTGGAGGAAGGGTGAGTATCAGACGTTATCTACCGTTA from Cannabis sativa cultivar Pink pepper isolate KNU-18-1 chromosome 2, ASM2916894v1, whole genome shotgun sequence encodes:
- the LOC115719411 gene encoding ADP-ribosylation factor isoform X2, with protein sequence MGLSFTKLFSRLFAKKEMRILMVGLDAAGKTTILYKLKLGEIVTTIPTIGFNVETVEYKNISFTVWDVGGQDKIRPLWRHYFQNTQGLIFVVDSNDRDRVVEARDELHRMLNEDELRDAVLLVFANKQDLPNAMNAAEITDKLGLHSLRQRHWYIQSTCATSGEGLYEGLDWLSNNIANKA
- the LOC115719411 gene encoding ADP-ribosylation factor isoform X1, which gives rise to MGLSFTKLFSRLFAKKEMRILMVGLDAAGKTTILYKLKLGEIVTTIPTIGFNVETVEYKNISFTVWDVGGQDKIRPLWRHYFQNTQGLIFVVDSNDRDRVVEARDELHRMLNEDELRDAVLLVFANKQDLPNAMNAAEITDKLGLHSLRQRHWYIQSTCATSGEGLYEGLDWLSNNIANKVGSDVNT